GACGATTGGAATGGAAAACTCACCCGAGGTGATTGAGGGCGGAAAACAAAATAGTTATTTTTGGGATGCTGAAGATTACCATCAAAAGTATCGTCTTCGCAGGAACAATGACCTTGTAAGTCTCGCAGAGCGAGATTTCGGTTCTCGCTGGGATGAACATCTGTATTTTACGAAGCTTAATAGCACAGATAGAAAAGGTTTTAGCCTGGCACAATGGTTAAAGAAATTGTCTCCGGAAATGCAGAAAGCTTACCGAATCGGTTAATCAGTAATTGATTGATGGCCTAGGGAATCTATTCGCTCAATGCGAGAAATGTGACGGCTTCCTGCAAATGGAGTTCGTCACATTCCCCGCCTCTTACTTAACTAAGTTTAATCAC
This genomic stretch from Bdellovibrionales bacterium harbors:
- a CDS encoding peptide-methionine (S)-S-oxide reductase encodes the protein TIGMENSPEVIEGGKQNSYFWDAEDYHQKYRLRRNNDLVSLAERDFGSRWDEHLYFTKLNSTDRKGFSLAQWLKKLSPEMQKAYRIG